A genomic window from Nocardioides jiangxiensis includes:
- a CDS encoding acyl-CoA dehydrogenase family protein, translating into MKRTIYTQDHEDFRGAVRTWLERDVIPNGEEYIANKALPREFWLKAGENGFLGLALDEEFGGAGDFRYNAVLAEELAKVNAALPTCVGIHSDITAPYINELGTPEQKERWLPGVASGEILLAIGMTEPGGGSDLAALKTTAVRDGDEWVINGSKTFITNGYSCDIVIAAARTAPELGPKGITLFAIEATKEGFSRGRKLDKVGMEESDTAELFFENVRVTDAEIIGQLNMGFIHMMQKLPQERIACAVANTAHAKQILEETIQYAHERQAFGQSIGKFQHLKFKMAEMVTEIEVLEAYMDKCVEAHDKKELTPVEAAKAKWFSSDVQGRVLDECVQIHGGYGFMNEYRVARAWRDARVTRIWAGSNEIMKELIGRELGF; encoded by the coding sequence ATGAAGCGCACCATCTACACCCAGGACCACGAGGACTTCCGCGGTGCGGTTCGCACCTGGCTCGAGCGGGACGTCATCCCCAACGGCGAGGAGTACATCGCCAACAAGGCCCTGCCGCGTGAGTTCTGGCTGAAGGCCGGCGAGAACGGCTTCCTCGGCCTCGCCCTCGACGAGGAGTTCGGCGGCGCCGGCGACTTCCGCTACAACGCCGTCCTCGCGGAGGAGCTGGCCAAGGTCAACGCCGCCCTCCCGACCTGCGTCGGCATCCACTCCGACATCACCGCGCCGTACATCAACGAGCTCGGCACCCCGGAGCAGAAGGAGCGCTGGCTCCCGGGCGTCGCGTCGGGTGAGATCCTCCTCGCCATCGGCATGACCGAGCCCGGCGGTGGCTCCGACCTCGCCGCGCTGAAGACCACTGCGGTCCGCGACGGCGACGAGTGGGTCATCAACGGCTCGAAGACCTTCATCACCAACGGCTACTCCTGCGACATCGTCATCGCGGCGGCCCGCACCGCCCCGGAGCTCGGCCCGAAGGGCATCACGCTCTTCGCGATCGAGGCGACCAAGGAGGGCTTCTCGCGCGGCCGCAAGCTCGACAAGGTCGGCATGGAGGAGTCCGACACCGCCGAGCTCTTCTTCGAGAACGTCCGCGTCACCGACGCCGAGATCATCGGCCAGCTCAACATGGGCTTCATCCACATGATGCAGAAGCTCCCGCAGGAGCGCATCGCCTGCGCGGTCGCCAACACGGCGCACGCCAAGCAGATCCTCGAGGAGACCATCCAGTACGCGCACGAGCGCCAGGCCTTCGGCCAGTCGATCGGCAAGTTCCAGCACCTCAAGTTCAAGATGGCCGAGATGGTCACCGAGATCGAGGTGCTCGAGGCGTACATGGACAAGTGCGTCGAGGCCCACGACAAGAAGGAGCTGACCCCGGTCGAGGCCGCCAAGGCCAAGTGGTTCTCCTCCGACGTCCAGGGTCGCGTCCTCGACGAGTGCGTCCAGATCCACGGTGGCTACGGCTTCATGAACGAGTACCGCGTGGCCCGCGCCTGGCGCGACGCCCGTGTGACCCGCATCTGGGCCGGCTCCAACGAGATCATGAAGGAGCTCATCGGCCGCGAGCTCGGCTTCTGA
- the recD gene encoding exodeoxyribonuclease V subunit alpha, with protein MTTGIWESDDVWDVRRAVTTAAGAHRDLAAYNEAGVLEAADVHVARRVCAVAGDTDPRSALAVALAVRAVRHGSVCLSLDDVAELAPELPWPATEDWRTALSTSRVCAAGVLAVEHGLVYLDRYRAQEQQVADDLVARVSRPAPAVDDRLLAAALDRLYPDDRYAEQRAACAGAATRWTTVLTGGPGTGKTTTVARILAVLTEQLGPDARIALAAPTGKAAARLQEQVLAAGRDLPTTDAARLEGLRATTIHRLLGFRRDNHTRFRHDRSHRLPHDLVVVDETSMVSLTMMARLLEAVRPDARLVLVGDPDQLASVEAGAVLDDLVTGFRDTPDSPVVELGTVHRFGATIGELAAALRVGDADAAIAVLRAGHDAVGWVDSDDPADAERAIRESALPAARAVREDAVAGEAAAALQALDRHRLLTPHRDTVRWWNSRIEQWLREAEPEAADLLRDRMYAGRPLLVTRNDAGLGVHNGDTGVVVRGGGGRVRAVLAGASGPIELAPGRLADVETMHAMTIHKSQGSQAHEVTVLLPDADSRLLTRELLYTAVTRAQGGVRLIGSEESLRAALARRAQRASGLQRRLAGSLDSAETTRTRR; from the coding sequence ATGACGACAGGGATCTGGGAGTCCGACGACGTCTGGGACGTGCGCCGGGCGGTCACGACCGCCGCCGGCGCCCACCGCGACCTGGCGGCGTACAACGAGGCGGGGGTGCTGGAGGCTGCCGACGTCCACGTGGCACGTCGCGTCTGCGCGGTCGCCGGCGACACCGACCCCCGCAGTGCGCTCGCCGTCGCGCTGGCGGTCCGGGCGGTGCGCCACGGATCGGTCTGCCTCTCCCTCGACGACGTCGCCGAGCTCGCGCCCGAGCTCCCCTGGCCCGCCACGGAGGACTGGCGCACCGCGCTGTCGACGAGCCGCGTCTGCGCCGCGGGCGTGCTGGCGGTCGAGCACGGGCTGGTCTACCTCGACCGCTACCGGGCCCAGGAGCAGCAGGTGGCCGACGACCTCGTCGCCCGGGTGTCGCGCCCCGCGCCCGCGGTCGACGACCGCCTGCTCGCCGCCGCCCTCGACCGCCTCTACCCCGATGACCGTTACGCCGAGCAGCGCGCTGCCTGCGCGGGTGCGGCGACGCGCTGGACGACGGTCCTCACGGGTGGTCCCGGCACGGGCAAGACGACGACGGTCGCCCGGATCCTGGCGGTGCTGACCGAGCAGCTCGGCCCCGACGCACGGATCGCGCTGGCGGCTCCGACCGGCAAGGCGGCTGCTCGTCTCCAGGAGCAGGTCCTCGCCGCGGGCCGCGACCTCCCGACCACGGATGCGGCCCGCCTCGAGGGCCTCCGGGCGACGACGATCCACCGGCTGCTCGGCTTCCGCCGCGACAACCACACGCGCTTCCGCCACGACCGGTCCCACCGGCTGCCGCACGACCTCGTGGTCGTCGACGAGACCTCGATGGTGTCGCTGACGATGATGGCGCGGCTGCTCGAGGCGGTCCGGCCGGATGCGCGACTGGTCCTGGTCGGCGACCCCGACCAGCTCGCGTCGGTCGAGGCGGGTGCCGTCCTCGACGACCTGGTCACCGGCTTCCGTGACACACCCGACTCACCGGTGGTGGAGCTCGGCACGGTGCACCGCTTCGGTGCGACCATCGGCGAGCTCGCCGCAGCCCTCCGCGTGGGCGACGCCGATGCGGCGATCGCGGTGCTCCGCGCCGGTCACGACGCCGTCGGCTGGGTCGACTCCGACGATCCCGCCGACGCCGAGCGCGCGATCCGCGAGTCGGCCCTGCCAGCGGCGCGGGCGGTCCGCGAGGACGCGGTCGCGGGTGAGGCCGCGGCGGCGCTCCAGGCCCTCGACCGGCACCGTCTGCTCACGCCGCACCGCGACACGGTCCGCTGGTGGAACTCCCGGATCGAGCAGTGGCTGCGCGAGGCGGAGCCGGAGGCCGCCGACCTGCTCCGCGACCGCATGTACGCCGGGCGACCGCTGCTGGTCACGCGCAACGACGCCGGCCTCGGCGTCCACAACGGTGACACCGGCGTCGTGGTCCGCGGTGGCGGGGGCCGGGTGCGCGCTGTCCTGGCGGGGGCATCGGGGCCCATCGAGCTCGCCCCGGGGCGGCTGGCGGACGTCGAGACGATGCACGCGATGACCATCCACAAGAGCCAGGGAAGCCAGGCCCACGAGGTCACCGTGCTGCTTCCCGACGCCGACTCGCGGCTCCTGACGCGCGAGCTGCTGTACACCGCGGTGACCCGTGCTCAAGGTGGTGTGCGTCTCATCGGGAGCGAGGAGTCGTTGCGGGCGGCGCTGGCACGGCGAGCCCAGCGTGCAAGCGGATTGCAGCGAAGGCTCGCCGGGTCGTTAGATTCTGCGGAGACAACCCGTACCCGGAGGTAA